In the Populus trichocarpa isolate Nisqually-1 chromosome 1, P.trichocarpa_v4.1, whole genome shotgun sequence genome, one interval contains:
- the LOC18096014 gene encoding BTB/POZ domain-containing protein At1g04390 isoform X3, with amino-acid sequence MRSSKQAAAAAAAAATENNRGISGHMFTLHQRLYHALNLGTRYSEGKEWKWKCTDIEIQRHVVRSISSFIESASPDTLHHPLVKDSVADIVWALVWILQHKSEAVLSIAANVVVKLIRIIPNSILQPYSLYLVHPLASLLSSCRMEVSIACATALNMILSNLSATREKSVWEILSETKTVFLIVSGIREFSGGPMSTEYFQEMASLLSTILQKWSASRFSVWNDTKLMEVLEAMHENPDVSIKVALLKLYSGIGIIICTEFFFMNSIRLKIVKQRLLICMPALCGNGAMKLLQNGEALLQMMVLCMGRSRPLSVQMEGFRLAQRLATNKQGCLKMLSLCCEPIVKAIIDGMTGWTLSSGKIANDQMSLLVEACRLALIIRWDGEHHDYFWKKGIDKVLLDLLLEKFQNGQSVHLLTLEEQMSEAQEALNADVLLVLRPYMWDILGWLAINCREDFNPNIHSHELLIDMLIRCACLTFTDLVRKGWQICQSDLSETFRSESASRAVLMMIYSPCKYIASKARSMLSEILKPTGKEYLKHSLRVLNFTLTRDNFGIPDMLQTGINLVALTCCACLPWYRSYIVKSEGVKTLLAFIKWCLSNDVHIGRLSFAPHLHNIFSQRLCCWVCKEDWEGNDILLLYGLWGLAELLHYGSISKNVDIFSGQVEYTEAQFVRMLQEICSDNSALGLKWNAAYILSYFGFYGFPCKLGRRIGKALDENEFADTRIILAKGESMSVHGVVLAIRCPSLLPPEELSHDEKASGGSSYLHTFKKDIRLSSHVDNQALSKLLEFVYLGYLHAGDEHVKKLKILAKHCSLQPLSTMLGRRRPKWGTLFPIYDLTPALAPTGHHFSYGLLLDLCLRTFFIVLDQRVLSFYIFVH; translated from the exons atgagatcTTCAAaacaagcagcagcagcagcagcagcagcagcgacAGAGAACAACAGAGGCATAAGCGGTCACATGTTCACTCTCCATCAACGTCTCTATCATGCTCTCAACCTCGGTACCAG ATATTCTGAAGGAAAAGAGTGGAAATGGAAGTGTACAGATATTGAAATCCAACGGCATGTCGTCCGCTCCATTTCTTCCTTCATTGAGTCTGCCTCGCCAGACACTTTACATCATCCTCTTGTTAAG GATTCCGTGGCCGATATAGTTTGGGCATTGGTATGGATTCTTCAACATAAAAGTGAGGCTGTATTGAGTATAGCAGCAAATGTGGTTGTAAAGTTGATCCGCATTATACCCAATTCAATACTGCAACCATATTCATTGTATCTGGTTCACCCTCTAGCATCCTTGCTATCTTCCTGTCGAATGGAAGTCTCAATTGCTTGTGCCACTGCTTTGAATATGATTCTCTCGAATCTGAGTGCAACCAGGGAGAAAAGTGTTTGGGAGATTCTGAGTGAAACAAAAACTGTTTTCCTTATTGTTAGTGGTATACGGGAATTTTCTGGTGGTCCTATGTCTACTGAATATTTCCAAGAGATGGCTTCTCTTTTGAGTACAATACTGCAAAAGTGGTCTGCTTCTCGGTTCTCTGTCTGGAATGATACTAAATTGATGGAAGTTCTAGAGGCTATGCACGAAAATCCTGATGTTTCCATTAAGGTTGCACTTTTGAAGTTATATTCAGGGATAGGTATAATCATATGCACTGAGTTCTTCTTTATGAATTCTATAAGGCTCAAAATTGTTAAACAACGACTCTTGATTTGTATGCCAGCTCTATGTGGTAATGGGGCCATGAAGCTTCTTCAAAATGGGGAAGCCCTTCTACAAATGATGGTTCTCTGCATGGGTAGATCCCGCCCTCTTTCTGTTCAGATGGAAGGATTTAGACTTGCCCAACGCTTAGCG ACAAATAAACAGGGATGTTTAAAAATGCTGAGCTTATGCTGCGAGCCTATTGTTAAAGCTATAATTGATGGAATGACTGGATGGACCTTGAGCTCGGGGAAGATTGCAAATGACCAGATGTCTTTGTTAGTGGAAGCTTGTCGCTTGGCTCTTATAATTCGCTGGGATGGGGAACATCATGATTATTTTTGGAAGAAAGGAATTGACAAGGTCCTACTTGATCTTCTTCTTGAAAAGTTTCAGAATGGACAGTCTGTACACCTTTTGACACTTGAAGAACAGATGTCTGAAGCACAGGAGGCTCTCAATGCTGATGTTCTTCTTGTTTTGAGGCCATACATGTGGGATATTCTCGGATGGCTGGCAATAAACTGTAGGGAAGATTTCAACCCCAACATTCATAGTCATGAACTTCTCATTGATATGCTTATTAGATGTGCATG CTTAACTTTTACGGATTTAGTTCGTAAAGGATGGCAAATATGCCAAAGTGATCTGTCCGAGACGTTCAGAAGTGAATCAGCATCAAGGGCAGTTCTTATGATGATTTATTCTCCCTGCAAATACATTGCATCAAAAGCCAGGTCTATGCTGTCTGAAATTCTAAAGCCAACTGGCAAGGAATATTTGAAACACTCGTTGCGCGTTCTCAATTTTACATTGACAAGGGATAATTTTGGAATACCAGATATGCTTCAAACTGGCATAAACTTGGTGGCTTTGACATGCTGTGCTTGTTTGCCATGGTACCGAAGTTACATTGTTAAAAGTGAAGGAGTAAAGACACTACTGGCTTTTATAAAGTGGTGCCTAAGCAATGATGTCCATATAGGAAGGCTGAGCTTTGCTCCTCATTTGCATAATATATTCAGTCAGAGGCTTTGTTGTTGGGTGTGCAAGGAAGACTGGGAAGGCAATGACATACTTTTATTGTATGGGTTGTGGGGGCTAGCTGAGTTACTACACTATGGATCTATAAGCAAAAATGTTGACATTTTTTCTGGCCAGGTGGAATATACTGAAGCTCAGTTTGTTAGAATGCTTCAGGAAATTTGCAGTGACAACTCTGCTCTTGGGCTGAAATGGAATGCTGCATACATTCTAAGTTACTTTGGATTTTATGGTTTTCCTTGTAAACTTGGGAGGCGTATAGGGAAGGCACTTGATGAGAATGAATTTGCAGATACACGAATCATCCTCGCAAAAGGGGAGTCTATGAGTGTTCATGGTGTCGTTCTTGCCATTCGATGTCCATCATTGCTGCCTCCTGAAGAATTATCTCATGATGAGAAAGCATCTGGTGGTTCTTCTTATCTTCACACATTTAAGAAAGATATTCGCTTATCTTCACACGTTGATAACCAGGCACTGTCCAAGTTGTTGGAATTTGTTTACTTAGGATATCTGCATGCCGGTGATGAAcatgtgaagaaattgaagattCTTGCTAAACATTGTAGTTTGCAACCTCTATCAACAATGCTTGGCAGAAGACGTCCAAAGTGGGGCACTCTTTTCCCCATCTATGATCTTACCCCTGCTCTTGCTCCGACTGGGCATCACTTTTCGTATGGTTTGCTTCTTGATTTGTGCCTAAGGACATTTTTCATTGTGTTGGATCAGCGTGTCTTATCCTTTTACATTTTTGTTCACTAA